One window of the Penaeus monodon isolate SGIC_2016 unplaced genomic scaffold, NSTDA_Pmon_1 PmonScaffold_11996, whole genome shotgun sequence genome contains the following:
- the LOC119568992 gene encoding dnaJ homolog subfamily C member 7-like, whose protein sequence is FSFAEHKRLLHEAKIQLKRSKRKDYYKILGVNKNASDDEIKKSYRKMALVHHPDRHANATDKDKREHEIKFKEIGEAYSVLTDAKKRALYDRGHDVNDPDAGFGHDADIDPNQIFQAFFGGGHGGFSFGGQHAGFQQGGGFPGGGFNSGSFPGGFHFQFG, encoded by the exons TTTTCATTTGCAGAACATAAACGGTTACTACATGAAGCCAAGATTCAGTTGAAGAGGTCAAAGAGGAAAGATTACTACAAGATTCTTGGAGTCAACAAGAATGCCTCAGATGACGAGATAAAAAAATCGTACCGAAAAATGGCATTGGTACATCATCCAG ATCGCCATGCTAATGCAACTGACAAAGACAAGAGAGAACATGAAATCAAGTTCAAGGAGATTGGTGAAGCTTATTCAGTGTTAACTGATGCAAAGAAGCGAGCCCTCTATGACCGAGGACATGATGTCAATGATCCTGATGCTGGCTTTGGACATGATG CGGATATTGATCCAAACCAGATTTTCCAAGCCTTCTTCGGAGGTGGTCATGGAGGCTTCAGCTTTGGTGGCCAACATGCAGGCTTCCAGCAGGGAGGTGGCTTCCCAGGTGGTGGCTTCAACAGCGGCAGCTTCCCTGGAGGTTTCCACTTTCAATTTGGCTAA